From a region of the Ficedula albicollis isolate OC2 chromosome 1A, FicAlb1.5, whole genome shotgun sequence genome:
- the NDUFA6 gene encoding NADH dehydrogenase [ubiquinone] 1 alpha subcomplex subunit 6 codes for MAVAGKGVVSAVKPIFSRDLGEAKRRVRELYRAWYREVPNTVHLYQLDITVKQGRNKVREMFMKNAHVTDPRVIDMLVIKGKMELQETIHVWKQRTHVMRYFHETETPQPKDFLSKFYAGHNP; via the exons ATGGCGGTGGCGGGCAAAGGCGTAGTGTCGGCCGTGAAGCCGATCTTCAGCCGGGACCTGGGCGAGGCGAAGCGGCGCGTCAGGGAGCTGTACCGGGCCTGGTACCGCGAGGTGCCCAACACGG TGCACCTGTACCAGCTGGACATCACGGTGAAACAGGGGCGTAACAAGGTGCGGGAGATGTTCATGAAGAATGCCCACGTTACGGATCCACGCGTGATAGACATGCTGGTTATTAAG gggaaAATGGAGCTTCAAGAAACCATTCATGTCTGGAAGCAGAGGACTCACGTCATGAGGTACTTCCACGAGACTGAAACCCCGCAACCCAAAGACTTTCTGTCCAAATTCTATGCGGGCCACAATCCCTGA
- the SMDT1 gene encoding essential MCU regulator, mitochondrial, with the protein MAAAAGRLLAATVARSGRASWAVPGPPLVPSRSATVTRSGAILPKPVKTPFGLLRVFSVVIPFLYVGTQISKNFAALLEEHDIFVPEDDDDDD; encoded by the exons ATGGCAGCGGCAGCCGGGCGGCTCCTGGCGGCGACCGTGGCTCGCTCGGGGCGTGCGAGCTGGGCCGTGCCGGGCCCACCGCTGGTGCCCTCCCGGAGCGCCACCGTCACCCGCAGCGGCGCCATTTTGCCCAAGCCGGTTAAG ACGCCCTTCGGCCTTCTCAGAGTGTTCAGCGTCGTGATCCCTTTCCTGTACGTTGGTACTCAGATCAGTAAGAACTTTGCAGCCTTACTTGAAGAACATGATATCTTTGTCCCAGAGgatgacgatgacgatgatTAA
- the FAM109B gene encoding sesquipedalian-2 — MKLNERSVAHYATCDSPADHAGFLRKRVERHHHHGHHHGTSYQRRWFVLKGNLLFYFEERESREPVGLVVLEGCTVELCEAAEEFAFAIRFDDAGARAYVLVADGQAAMEAWVKALSRASFDYMRLVVRELEKQLEEACKSLAACRKSPQRSSSGRKRHLSNPALQPLQEKPTTLENGYSTWSSGGCVTSGATCNDHDGGQTKPPPLPPRRRSAAGSAAGSPAPGLSPAMLESPVSPETICFSKLHNWYGQEIAVLRREWQERQKRGHP, encoded by the coding sequence ATGAAGCTGAACGAGCGCAGCGTGGCCCACTACGCCACCTGCGACTCGCCCGCCGACCACGCCGGCTTCCTGCGCAAGCGGGTGGAGCGGCACCACCACCATGGCCACCACCACGGCACCTCCTACCAGCGCCGCTGGTTCGTCCTCAAGGGCAACCTCCTCTTCTACTTCGAGGAGCGGGAGAGCCGGGAGCCCGtggggctggtggtgctggaggGCTGCACCGTGGAGCTGTGCGAGGCCGCCGAGGAGTTCGCCTTCGCCATCCGCTTCGATGACGCCGGTGCCAGGGCTTATGTGCTGGTGGCCGACGGGCAGGCTGCCATGGAGGCCTGGGTGAAGGCGCTCTCGCGGGCCAGCTTCGACTACATGCGGCTGGtggtgagggagctggagaagcagctggaggaggccTGCAAGAGCTTGGCTGCTTGCCGTAAGTCTCCACAGAGATCCTCCTCTGGCAGGAAGAGGCATCTCTCCAACCCTGCCTTGCAGCCTCTCCAGGAGAAGCCCACCACCCTGGAGAATGGCTACTCCACGTGGAGTAGTGGTGGTTGTGTCACCAGTGGGGCCACCTGCAATGACCATGATGGGGGGCAAACGAAGCCCCCGCCCCTGCCTCCACGCCGGCGCTCGGCCGCCGGCAGTGCCGCAGGATCCCCAGCACCTGGCCTCTCACCAGCCATGCTGGAGAGCCCAGTGTCACCAGAAACGATCTGCTTCTCCAAGCTGCACAACTGGTACGGGCAGGAGATCGCAGTGCTGAGACGGGAgtggcaggagaggcagaagagGGGACACCCATGA